Proteins from a genomic interval of Paenibacillus sp. RC334:
- a CDS encoding LLM class flavin-dependent oxidoreductase — MLKLGILDQSHIPEGGTAQDALSHTTALAREADKLGYSRYWVSEHHASKMLAHSSPEVLIAHLAANTSRIRVGSGGIMLPHYSAYKVAENFRLLEALHPGRIDLGLGRAPGGLPLATRALQEGKYQSVEQYPQQILDLIDYFHDSVPANHRFAGLHAAPTISTIPELWLLGSSGESARLAAMMGASYAFAQFFGTPGGVEATARYHDQYQPSILGDKPRSMAAVTVSCAETTEEAEQLASSASLFFLLLMQGKEMTSLPSVKTALSYPYTEFDRERLRQSASWRVVGTPDQCKEQLLRLAEQYRTDEVLVVSSIHDFDKRVQSYRLLAKAFNLA, encoded by the coding sequence ATGCTTAAACTGGGTATACTGGACCAGTCTCATATTCCTGAAGGTGGTACTGCTCAGGATGCCTTATCCCATACAACTGCGTTAGCGCGTGAAGCCGACAAGCTGGGATATAGCCGTTATTGGGTGTCTGAGCATCATGCGTCCAAAATGCTTGCACACTCCAGTCCTGAGGTGCTGATCGCACATTTGGCTGCGAATACGTCACGTATTCGTGTCGGCTCAGGCGGTATTATGCTGCCACACTACAGCGCATATAAAGTCGCTGAGAATTTCCGGCTGCTGGAGGCGCTTCATCCGGGTCGAATTGACCTGGGTCTGGGACGTGCTCCGGGCGGTTTGCCGCTGGCAACACGTGCCTTGCAGGAAGGTAAGTACCAATCCGTCGAGCAATATCCACAACAGATTCTCGATTTAATTGATTATTTCCATGATTCTGTGCCTGCCAACCATCGGTTTGCCGGACTTCATGCGGCACCGACGATTTCGACCATTCCTGAGCTGTGGCTGCTCGGTTCCAGTGGAGAAAGCGCAAGATTAGCCGCGATGATGGGCGCATCCTATGCCTTTGCCCAATTTTTCGGCACACCAGGTGGGGTAGAAGCTACCGCACGTTACCACGATCAGTATCAGCCTTCCATCCTGGGCGATAAGCCCCGCTCCATGGCGGCAGTTACTGTGTCATGCGCCGAAACTACAGAAGAGGCCGAGCAGTTGGCTTCCAGCGCCAGCCTGTTTTTCCTGTTGCTTATGCAAGGCAAAGAAATGACTTCACTGCCATCAGTGAAAACAGCGCTGTCCTATCCGTACACGGAGTTTGATCGCGAGCGACTGCGTCAGTCAGCATCATGGCGCGTTGTCGGTACACCCGATCAGTGTAAGGAGCAATTACTGCGCTTGGCTGAGCAGTATCGTACCGATGAGGTGCTAGTTGTCTCATCCATTCATGACTTTGATAAGCGCGTTCAGTCCTATCGTCTGCTGGCCAAAGCTTTTAATTTAGCTTAA
- a CDS encoding DUF3817 domain-containing protein, producing MLRTPLGRVRLMLWIQGIAYLAILFTHQPLQAAGMTQTVMVIGNIYRISFLLLLVALIYGKTALNWSLRRPLFIMFASFIPFGLIIMDWIWVKKWTGDSAAEQRAAS from the coding sequence GTGTTAAGAACACCTTTGGGGCGTGTCCGACTCATGCTCTGGATTCAAGGTATAGCGTATTTGGCAATACTATTCACCCATCAGCCGCTGCAAGCTGCGGGCATGACCCAGACAGTCATGGTGATCGGTAACATATACCGGATCAGCTTTTTGCTGCTCCTCGTCGCTTTGATCTATGGCAAAACAGCACTGAATTGGTCCCTACGGCGGCCTCTATTCATTATGTTTGCGTCCTTCATTCCTTTTGGTCTGATCATTATGGATTGGATTTGGGTGAAAAAATGGACAGGGGATTCGGCAGCAGAACAGCGAGCCGCATCGTAA
- a CDS encoding cellulase family glycosylhydrolase, which yields MMNGQWVLPRIAKRVAVMLTAVLLLTLTNGFNWNAQTAEAAGTTPVERYGQLSVKNGKLVDKTGKPVQLKGISSHGVQWFGDLVNEDSMKWLRDDWGISVFRVALYTEEDGYIANPSLKNKVKEAIEAAQKLGLYVIIDWHILSDGDPNIHKNEAKAFFNEFATQYGNLPNVIYELANEPNGNVNWNNQIRPYALEVSQVIRAKDPDNIIIAGTGMWSQDVHDAADNPLPDKNTLYTVHFYAGTHGQYLRDRVDYALNKGVGIFATEWGTSDASGNGGPFLNESKVWTDFLASRGISWANWSLADKNETSAALLPGANRKGGWPDSQLSASGKFVKQAILEGSNNNNGGGNNGGDNGGGNNGGDNGNGGSTPGGDDQGIVLQYRTGDTNTKDNAIRPEFNIKNTGKTAVKLSDLKIRYYYTDESKQGQQLFVDWAKVGNEKVKSTFVTLPEPKAKADKYVEISFTDGAGTIQPGGESGEIQPRIHAANWSNFDETNDYSYGSSQTAFANWDRATVYQQGKLVWGIEP from the coding sequence ATGATGAATGGGCAATGGGTCCTGCCAAGGATCGCAAAAAGAGTAGCGGTGATGTTAACTGCGGTGTTACTGTTGACGTTAACGAACGGATTTAACTGGAATGCGCAGACCGCAGAGGCTGCCGGGACAACTCCCGTGGAGCGTTACGGACAACTTTCAGTGAAGAATGGTAAGCTGGTGGATAAAACCGGGAAGCCTGTGCAGCTCAAAGGGATCAGCTCTCATGGTGTCCAATGGTTTGGGGATCTGGTGAATGAGGACTCGATGAAATGGCTGCGGGACGACTGGGGCATTTCCGTGTTCCGGGTTGCGCTATACACCGAGGAAGATGGTTATATTGCCAATCCTTCATTAAAAAATAAAGTGAAGGAAGCCATTGAAGCAGCACAGAAGCTGGGATTATACGTTATTATTGACTGGCACATTCTCTCGGATGGTGATCCGAACATTCATAAAAATGAAGCCAAGGCTTTCTTTAATGAATTTGCAACTCAGTACGGGAATTTGCCAAACGTGATCTACGAGCTTGCCAACGAACCGAACGGGAACGTGAACTGGAACAACCAAATTCGTCCTTATGCGTTGGAGGTATCCCAGGTTATTCGAGCCAAGGACCCGGACAATATTATTATTGCAGGTACAGGCATGTGGAGTCAGGATGTACACGATGCAGCAGATAACCCACTTCCAGACAAAAATACGCTGTACACCGTGCATTTCTATGCGGGTACGCACGGACAATACCTGCGGGATCGCGTCGATTACGCGCTGAACAAGGGCGTGGGCATATTTGCTACGGAATGGGGAACCAGTGATGCTTCGGGTAACGGGGGGCCGTTCCTGAATGAGTCTAAGGTATGGACAGATTTCCTGGCTAGTCGTGGAATCAGTTGGGCAAACTGGTCGTTGGCCGATAAAAATGAAACCTCTGCTGCGCTTTTACCTGGCGCTAACCGTAAAGGGGGATGGCCTGATTCACAATTGTCAGCTTCCGGTAAATTCGTAAAACAAGCCATTCTGGAAGGCTCCAACAACAATAATGGAGGCGGAAACAATGGTGGCGATAACGGTGGTGGAAACAACGGCGGCGATAACGGCAACGGAGGAAGCACACCAGGCGGGGACGATCAAGGGATTGTGCTTCAGTATCGCACCGGAGACACGAATACCAAGGATAACGCAATCCGCCCTGAATTTAATATCAAAAACACAGGAAAAACGGCTGTCAAGCTGAGTGATTTGAAAATTCGCTACTATTACACAGATGAAAGCAAACAAGGTCAGCAATTATTTGTAGACTGGGCCAAGGTTGGAAATGAAAAGGTAAAATCGACTTTTGTAACATTGCCAGAGCCGAAGGCCAAGGCTGATAAATATGTGGAAATTTCATTTACTGATGGAGCGGGTACTATTCAGCCCGGCGGGGAAAGCGGAGAAATTCAACCCCGTATCCATGCTGCGAACTGGAGCAATTTTGATGAAACCAATGATTATTCGTATGGTTCCAGCCAAACTGCCTTCGCAAACTGGGACCGTGCAACCGTTTATCAACAGGGCAAGCTGGTATGGGGTATAGAGCCTTAA